A window from Sphingomonas aliaeris encodes these proteins:
- a CDS encoding RNA polymerase sigma factor, producing the protein MSLDWTTLSDGELATLSIAGRQAAFAEIVRRYQQPVFRLARACVGEPDEALDLVQETFVAAHQALPRYDGQRAMRAWLSTIAINKCRDWARKRTVRRFFSFAAPIDHRAEAVVDDQVAIDDGAADRQELDRVTDAISALPMNLKEALVLRTIEGLSQAETADVLGISQKAVETRLYRARSRLLEKLNTEQGIGVRDA; encoded by the coding sequence GTGAGCCTCGATTGGACCACGCTGTCCGATGGCGAGCTGGCGACGCTCAGCATTGCCGGTCGGCAGGCCGCTTTTGCCGAAATCGTGCGACGCTACCAACAGCCGGTGTTCCGGCTCGCGCGGGCATGCGTCGGCGAACCCGACGAAGCGCTTGATCTGGTGCAGGAGACGTTCGTCGCCGCACACCAGGCCCTCCCGCGCTACGACGGGCAGCGCGCCATGAGAGCGTGGCTTTCGACGATCGCGATCAATAAATGTCGTGACTGGGCGCGAAAGCGCACGGTGCGCCGGTTCTTCTCCTTCGCGGCCCCCATCGATCATCGGGCTGAAGCTGTGGTGGACGATCAGGTGGCAATCGACGACGGCGCAGCCGACCGCCAGGAGTTGGACCGGGTAACAGATGCCATTTCCGCTCTGCCCATGAATTTAAAAGAGGCTCTTGTGCTGCGCACCATCGAGGGTTTGAGCCAAGCCGAAACCGCCGACGTGCTGGGGATCAGCCAGAAGGCTGTCGAAACCCGCCTCTACCGTGCCCGCTCGCGCCTCCTCGAAAAGTTGAACACCGAACAAGGGATCGGCGTGCGGGACGCGTAG
- a CDS encoding periplasmic heavy metal sensor — MTSTKRVLLCVVLAFLAAIGGVFVGRALLPQPKQPGAALHEVLHHKLALDADQQSKLKVLEDRFAVQRRALELELRATNARLAEAIEAEHGNGPRVTAAVDQSHAAMGELQKATLAHIFAMRQLLRADQTSQFDAAVVKALTDGQG, encoded by the coding sequence GTGACCTCGACCAAGCGCGTCCTGCTGTGTGTCGTCCTCGCCTTTCTCGCGGCGATCGGGGGCGTGTTCGTTGGACGGGCGCTGTTGCCCCAGCCCAAGCAGCCGGGCGCCGCGCTGCACGAGGTCCTGCACCACAAGCTCGCGCTTGATGCCGATCAGCAGTCGAAGCTGAAGGTCCTAGAAGATCGGTTCGCGGTGCAACGGCGCGCTCTCGAGCTGGAGTTGCGCGCGACCAATGCCCGGCTTGCCGAGGCGATCGAGGCCGAGCACGGCAACGGACCGCGGGTCACGGCCGCGGTCGATCAGAGCCATGCCGCGATGGGCGAGCTGCAGAAGGCCACGTTGGCGCATATCTTTGCCATGCGGCAGCTTCTGCGGGCCGATCAAACCTCCCAATTCGATGCTGCGGTGGTGAAGGCGCTCACCGACGGCCAGGGGTGA
- the copC gene encoding copper homeostasis periplasmic binding protein CopC codes for MRSALVPAALAILGLASAAQAHPKLLSASPAPNATVAKPARLALRFSEKLMPKFSGADLMMTAHGGTAHPPMKVAAAAGVADDGRTLVVTPKAPLAAGRYSVAWHVVSVDTHRVAGNFAFAVK; via the coding sequence ATGCGTAGCGCCCTAGTCCCTGCCGCCCTTGCCATCCTCGGGCTCGCCAGCGCCGCCCAGGCTCACCCTAAGTTGCTGTCCGCCTCACCGGCGCCGAACGCGACTGTCGCCAAGCCAGCGCGTCTCGCGCTTCGGTTCAGCGAAAAGCTGATGCCGAAGTTCTCGGGCGCGGACCTGATGATGACCGCGCATGGCGGCACCGCGCACCCGCCCATGAAGGTCGCGGCTGCGGCCGGGGTCGCCGATGATGGCCGCACGCTCGTCGTCACGCCCAAGGCGCCGCTCGCCGCGGGGCGCTACAGCGTCGCGTGGCACGTGGTCTCGGTCGACACCCACCGGGTAGCCGGAAACTTCGCCTTCGCGGTCAAGTAA
- the copD gene encoding copper homeostasis membrane protein CopD: METDWPLIAVRFALYATLSGLFGLSAFSLYGLKAGERADALALRPWLVGSGLLGLLFSGIALALLAAAMAGAPPWPIDQEAIGMLLSGSATGTAWEARMAALVVASIAALVAAGRAALLGLVAFAAAVALATLAWTGHGAMDEGAVGWVHLGADILHLLAGGAWAGALLGLVLLVARPVGRVDAAHLTLTHRALHGFGLVGTILVGTIVVTGVVNAWLLVGLANLPDLLTTRYGQLLIAKLALFGAMLALASLNRFRLTPAFERSIAVADHHGALRALRRSLAVEASCAVAILALVAWLGTLEPPASAM; the protein is encoded by the coding sequence GTGGAGACCGACTGGCCGCTGATCGCGGTTCGCTTCGCGCTCTATGCAACGCTGAGCGGATTGTTCGGCCTGTCGGCCTTCAGTCTCTACGGCCTCAAAGCCGGCGAGCGCGCCGACGCGCTCGCCTTGCGCCCTTGGCTCGTCGGAAGCGGCCTGCTCGGCCTCCTGTTCTCCGGGATCGCCCTCGCGCTGCTCGCGGCGGCGATGGCCGGGGCACCGCCCTGGCCGATCGATCAGGAGGCGATCGGAATGCTCCTCTCCGGGTCCGCGACGGGCACGGCGTGGGAAGCGCGCATGGCGGCGCTCGTGGTGGCGTCGATCGCGGCCCTCGTGGCAGCCGGTCGCGCGGCTTTGCTCGGCCTGGTGGCGTTCGCTGCGGCCGTGGCGCTCGCCACGCTTGCTTGGACAGGGCACGGCGCGATGGACGAGGGCGCTGTCGGCTGGGTGCATTTGGGCGCCGACATTCTCCACCTGCTTGCCGGCGGAGCCTGGGCCGGAGCCCTGCTCGGGCTCGTGCTTCTCGTCGCCCGGCCGGTTGGCCGCGTCGACGCCGCCCATCTGACCCTGACGCACCGCGCACTGCATGGATTCGGCCTGGTCGGCACGATCCTGGTCGGCACGATCGTCGTCACGGGTGTCGTCAACGCGTGGCTGCTGGTCGGCCTCGCCAATCTGCCGGACCTCCTGACTACGCGCTACGGCCAGCTCTTGATCGCCAAGCTCGCGCTCTTCGGCGCGATGCTCGCGCTCGCATCGCTCAACCGCTTTCGCCTCACGCCGGCGTTCGAGCGATCGATCGCCGTGGCCGATCATCACGGTGCGCTTCGCGCCCTGCGGCGCAGCCTCGCGGTCGAGGCAAGCTGCGCAGTGGCGATCCTGGCGCTCGTCGCATGGCTGGGAACACTCGAACCGCCTGCTTCGGCGATGTGA
- a CDS encoding four-helix bundle copper-binding protein codes for MHQMDPAMKACMDACHECHITCLYMAMNHCLEAGGKHAEPQHMKIMADCAQICAVAIDFMARKSEHHRHICHECAEICRACAASCEGLAGMEDCVAACNRCAEECEKMAA; via the coding sequence ATGCATCAGATGGACCCGGCGATGAAGGCGTGCATGGACGCCTGCCACGAATGCCATATCACCTGTCTTTATATGGCGATGAACCACTGCCTTGAGGCAGGTGGGAAGCACGCCGAGCCGCAGCACATGAAAATTATGGCCGATTGCGCGCAGATTTGCGCAGTCGCGATCGACTTCATGGCCCGCAAATCCGAACACCATCGTCATATCTGCCACGAGTGCGCCGAGATTTGCCGGGCGTGCGCGGCGAGTTGCGAAGGGCTCGCCGGCATGGAGGATTGCGTCGCGGCCTGTAACCGTTGCGCCGAGGAATGCGAGAAGATGGCCGCCTGA
- a CDS encoding heavy metal translocating P-type ATPase — MTVDPAKTAHHAEHAGHEYHFCSAGCRNKFLADPNAYLGDKPKPEPTATPGAMWTCPMHPQVRQEGPGTCPICGMALEPEEPSLDDTPNPELVDFTRRLWVAGALTIPLLVVSMFAEMLGINVVSPTVSPWVQLALTAPIVLWAGWPFFKRGWTSIRTRHLNMFTLIAIGVGAAFLYSVVATLTPGIFPATFRMHGGMVPVYYEAAGVVVTLVLLGQVLELRARAATGRAIRALLDLAPKTARRLRTDGSEEEVGLADVAAGDRLRVRPGEAIPVDGVVVEGRSSVDESMLTGEPAPVLKEVEAAVTGGTVNGTGSLVLEARAIGPDTMLARIVRMVAEAQRSRAPIQAVADRVSGWFVPLVVLISVVTFVVWSLVGPEPRMGHALLNAIAVLVIACPCALGLATPMSIMVGTGRGATAGVLVKNAEALQGLEKVDTLVIDKTGTLTEGKPKLVAVETVGAVAENDMLALAAAVEGQSEHPLAHAIIVAAKERALQLGTVADFASQTGLGVSATVDGRSVVIGNAAQMSRIGADPKPVDAAADRHRSEGAGVILVAIDGALAGLLAVADPVRASARDAIAALRKEGLRVVMLTGDNRGTADAVARAVGGLDDVRADLRPEDKARIIGELKASGAKVAMAGDGINDAPALAAADVGLAMGTGTDVAIESAGMTLTRGDLSAIVRARKLAHATMRNIRQNLFFSFLFNGIGVPVAAGVLYPVAGILLSPMLAGAAMALSSFTVVLNALRLNAVKL, encoded by the coding sequence ATGACGGTCGATCCAGCGAAAACGGCGCACCATGCCGAGCACGCCGGCCATGAATATCATTTTTGCAGCGCCGGGTGCCGGAACAAGTTCTTGGCTGATCCGAACGCCTATCTCGGCGATAAGCCAAAACCTGAGCCAACAGCGACGCCAGGGGCGATGTGGACGTGCCCCATGCACCCGCAAGTCCGCCAGGAAGGGCCGGGGACGTGCCCTATCTGCGGCATGGCGCTCGAGCCCGAAGAACCGTCGCTCGACGACACACCCAACCCCGAGCTGGTCGATTTCACACGCCGGCTTTGGGTGGCCGGCGCACTGACGATCCCGCTCCTCGTCGTTTCGATGTTTGCCGAGATGCTCGGCATCAATGTCGTCAGCCCCACGGTCTCGCCGTGGGTCCAACTCGCGCTAACCGCACCGATCGTGCTGTGGGCGGGCTGGCCGTTTTTCAAGCGGGGGTGGACCTCGATCCGCACCCGCCATCTCAATATGTTCACGCTGATTGCGATCGGGGTCGGTGCCGCCTTCCTCTACAGCGTGGTCGCGACGCTCACGCCGGGCATCTTCCCCGCGACGTTCCGAATGCACGGGGGCATGGTCCCGGTCTATTACGAGGCTGCCGGTGTCGTGGTGACGTTGGTGCTGCTCGGGCAAGTGCTCGAGCTGCGCGCCAGGGCGGCAACCGGGCGCGCGATCCGAGCCCTCCTGGATCTCGCTCCCAAGACAGCTCGGCGGTTGCGGACTGACGGCTCCGAGGAAGAAGTCGGCCTTGCCGACGTCGCCGCCGGTGATCGATTGCGGGTCCGTCCCGGCGAAGCGATCCCGGTCGATGGCGTGGTGGTCGAAGGCCGCTCGTCGGTCGATGAATCCATGCTCACCGGCGAACCTGCGCCGGTCCTCAAGGAAGTCGAGGCGGCCGTCACGGGGGGGACCGTCAACGGCACGGGTAGCCTGGTTTTGGAAGCCCGCGCCATCGGCCCGGATACGATGCTGGCGCGGATCGTCCGTATGGTCGCCGAAGCGCAGCGCAGCCGCGCCCCGATTCAGGCGGTCGCCGATCGGGTGTCGGGATGGTTCGTGCCGCTGGTCGTGCTGATCTCGGTGGTGACGTTCGTGGTATGGTCGCTGGTCGGCCCTGAGCCGCGCATGGGCCATGCCCTGCTCAACGCCATCGCCGTGCTGGTCATCGCCTGTCCGTGCGCGCTCGGGCTCGCCACGCCTATGTCGATCATGGTCGGCACTGGGCGCGGCGCGACAGCCGGGGTGCTGGTCAAGAATGCGGAAGCCTTACAGGGGCTCGAGAAGGTCGATACGCTCGTCATCGACAAGACGGGCACGCTCACGGAAGGCAAGCCTAAGCTGGTCGCGGTCGAGACGGTCGGCGCAGTCGCGGAAAACGACATGCTCGCGCTTGCCGCGGCCGTCGAAGGGCAATCCGAACACCCGCTCGCTCACGCGATCATCGTTGCCGCCAAAGAGCGGGCATTGCAGCTCGGCACGGTAGCGGACTTCGCCTCGCAAACCGGCCTGGGTGTCAGCGCCACGGTCGACGGCCGCTCGGTCGTCATCGGCAACGCCGCGCAAATGAGCCGGATCGGCGCTGATCCCAAGCCGGTCGATGCCGCGGCTGATCGTCATCGTAGCGAAGGCGCGGGTGTCATCCTTGTCGCGATCGATGGGGCGCTCGCTGGCTTGCTGGCGGTCGCCGACCCGGTGCGGGCATCGGCACGCGACGCCATTGCCGCACTTCGCAAAGAGGGCTTGCGCGTCGTCATGCTCACCGGCGACAATCGTGGGACCGCGGATGCGGTCGCGCGCGCGGTAGGCGGTCTCGATGACGTGCGCGCCGATCTGCGGCCGGAAGACAAAGCGCGCATCATAGGCGAGCTGAAGGCAAGCGGCGCCAAGGTCGCGATGGCCGGCGACGGCATCAATGACGCCCCGGCGCTTGCCGCTGCGGACGTGGGCCTGGCGATGGGCACGGGAACGGACGTGGCGATCGAAAGCGCCGGCATGACGCTCACGCGCGGCGATCTGTCGGCGATCGTGCGGGCGCGCAAGCTCGCCCACGCAACGATGCGCAATATCCGCCAGAACCTGTTCTTCTCGTTCCTGTTCAACGGCATCGGCGTGCCGGTCGCGGCGGGGGTGCTTTATCCCGTCGCCGGCATTCTGCTCTCGCCGATGCTAGCCGGTGCGGCGATGGCGCTCTCGTCTTTCACTGTCGTTCTGAACGCGCTGCGGCTCAACGCGGTGAAGTTGTGA
- a CDS encoding MerR family DNA-binding protein — protein sequence MNIGTASDASGVSQRMIRHYEKIGLVPAPPRRGSYRDYSEADVHRLRFIANARDLGFPIEEIRTLLGLWSDRSRSSSEVKMLAQARADELGRKAATLEAMRSTLLDLVNRCHGDDRPDCPILRRMEA from the coding sequence GTGAACATCGGAACGGCGTCGGACGCCAGCGGCGTCTCTCAGCGCATGATCCGCCACTATGAGAAAATCGGCCTCGTGCCTGCGCCGCCTCGGCGCGGGAGCTACCGGGATTATTCAGAGGCCGATGTTCACCGGCTGCGCTTCATTGCCAATGCGCGCGATCTGGGGTTCCCGATCGAGGAGATCCGCACACTCCTCGGCCTCTGGTCGGATCGCAGCCGTTCGAGCAGCGAAGTAAAGATGCTCGCCCAGGCGCGCGCCGATGAACTTGGGCGTAAGGCGGCTACGCTCGAAGCTATGCGATCGACGCTGCTGGACCTGGTGAACCGCTGCCACGGAGATGATCGACCGGACTGCCCGATCCTTCGCCGTATGGAAGCATAG
- a CDS encoding MerR family transcriptional regulator encodes MKIGDIAKRTGLKVETVRFYEGEGLIAAPRRSGGNYRLYDQSHLDRLTFIKRSRDLGFTLDQVRDLLRLADDPRGSCDAVDEMAVLHIAEIDHKLAGLQTLREEIVKWGRCDATTIAECRLIDALSSRLP; translated from the coding sequence ATGAAGATCGGCGATATTGCGAAGCGCACCGGGCTGAAGGTCGAGACCGTCCGCTTTTACGAGGGTGAGGGTTTGATCGCTGCACCGCGTCGGAGCGGGGGCAATTACCGCCTTTACGATCAGTCGCACCTTGATCGCCTGACGTTCATCAAGCGCTCGCGCGACTTGGGCTTTACGCTCGATCAGGTGCGTGACCTGCTCCGCCTGGCGGACGATCCGCGCGGATCGTGCGATGCAGTTGACGAGATGGCGGTGCTGCACATCGCAGAGATCGACCACAAACTCGCCGGCCTACAGACGCTGCGTGAAGAGATCGTCAAATGGGGGCGCTGCGACGCCACAACGATCGCCGAATGCCGGTTGATCGACGCGTTATCTTCACGGCTACCTTGA
- a CDS encoding cation transporter, which translates to MADDCCSRKGDTIAQLGRKTDQRRVLIAVMVINFVMFVAEFGGGVFARSSALMADSVDMLGDAVVYALSLYALSRGPRWEAGAALAKGGIILMFGIAVVFEIVDKVVNGVSPSSSLMLAFGGAALVANLTCLAMLWRFRSENVNMSSTFECSRNDVASNVGVLIAAGFIAMTGAAWPDIAVGGVIALIFLRSAWRVLAEAIPAWRETRPVAPEVLR; encoded by the coding sequence ATGGCGGACGACTGCTGTTCCAGAAAAGGCGACACGATCGCGCAGCTCGGCCGCAAGACCGATCAACGACGCGTGCTGATCGCCGTCATGGTTATCAACTTCGTTATGTTCGTTGCCGAGTTCGGCGGGGGGGTGTTCGCGCGGTCGTCCGCACTGATGGCGGACTCAGTCGACATGCTCGGCGATGCCGTGGTCTATGCACTCAGCCTCTATGCGTTGAGCCGCGGCCCCCGCTGGGAAGCCGGGGCGGCACTGGCCAAGGGCGGCATCATCCTCATGTTTGGCATCGCGGTCGTATTCGAGATCGTCGACAAGGTGGTCAACGGCGTTTCGCCCTCGTCTTCACTAATGCTGGCGTTCGGCGGTGCCGCGCTCGTCGCCAACCTGACCTGCCTCGCGATGCTGTGGCGCTTCCGGTCGGAGAACGTGAATATGTCCAGCACGTTCGAGTGCTCGCGCAACGACGTGGCGTCAAACGTCGGCGTACTTATTGCGGCCGGGTTTATCGCCATGACCGGCGCGGCATGGCCTGATATCGCGGTGGGCGGCGTCATCGCGCTCATCTTCCTGCGGTCAGCGTGGCGTGTTCTCGCCGAAGCGATCCCGGCATGGCGAGAGACCCGGCCGGTAGCACCGGAAGTCTTGCGATGA
- a CDS encoding TolC family protein encodes MKTMLAAMLAAASCASIAQAQQEAAPQAATPSETPTAAQPLPGFSLDQAVSAAGGAAPSGAAATASVEAAQAARTVAGLRPNPVFQGQVENVVGSGPYRGVRSAETTVGVAIPIELGGKRGARVAVADAQISRAQLQSAIVAADIRVQVTQLYVEAIAAERRLVTARDQARIAAEVLRGAAVRVQAGRASPLEQQRADVARINADANVERLTRLAEAARTNLARRLGRPIDGTLDAGLLDRLPPATFGPAAPLQTAGTLALAAADADLAIADAGIRLARANRVPDINVGPALRRLEATNDTAAVFAISIPIPLFNNGRAAIAQATAERTRAEAVRRVTALDVEQAITDAQAEAANAATTARAAVGPALAAAAEAARIARIGYREGKFGQLDLLDAERTLAETRVAAIDALANYQNARARLERLTAPAPTTNTGGTDR; translated from the coding sequence ATGAAAACAATGCTAGCGGCCATGCTGGCCGCGGCGTCCTGCGCATCGATAGCGCAGGCGCAACAGGAGGCGGCGCCGCAGGCGGCCACCCCGTCTGAAACGCCGACCGCGGCGCAACCGCTCCCCGGCTTCTCGCTTGATCAGGCGGTGTCTGCCGCGGGCGGAGCAGCGCCATCGGGTGCCGCTGCTACTGCATCGGTCGAGGCGGCGCAGGCGGCCCGCACGGTGGCCGGGCTCCGGCCGAACCCCGTCTTCCAAGGGCAGGTCGAGAACGTCGTCGGCTCCGGTCCTTATCGGGGCGTGCGGAGCGCGGAGACGACGGTGGGGGTCGCGATCCCGATCGAGCTTGGCGGCAAGCGCGGTGCCCGCGTTGCTGTTGCCGACGCGCAAATATCACGTGCGCAACTCCAGAGCGCGATCGTCGCGGCCGATATCCGCGTCCAGGTCACACAGCTCTATGTCGAGGCAATCGCGGCCGAACGCCGGCTGGTGACGGCGCGCGACCAGGCACGGATCGCGGCCGAAGTGCTGCGGGGGGCTGCGGTGCGCGTCCAGGCGGGGCGAGCGTCGCCGCTGGAGCAACAGCGCGCCGATGTCGCGCGTATCAATGCCGATGCCAATGTCGAGCGGCTGACCCGGCTCGCCGAGGCGGCACGGACCAATCTCGCGCGGCGGCTCGGCCGTCCGATCGACGGCACGCTCGACGCAGGCTTGCTCGACCGGTTGCCGCCGGCGACCTTCGGCCCTGCAGCACCGCTACAGACTGCCGGCACGCTGGCGCTGGCGGCGGCGGATGCCGATCTTGCCATCGCCGATGCCGGCATCAGGCTCGCGCGCGCCAACCGCGTACCCGACATCAACGTCGGACCGGCGCTCCGACGGCTGGAAGCGACGAACGATACCGCCGCGGTGTTCGCGATCTCGATCCCGATCCCGCTCTTCAACAACGGCCGCGCCGCCATCGCGCAGGCGACCGCGGAGCGGACGCGCGCCGAAGCGGTGCGGCGCGTAACCGCGCTCGACGTCGAGCAGGCGATCACCGACGCGCAAGCCGAAGCCGCCAATGCGGCAACGACCGCGCGCGCTGCGGTCGGGCCGGCGCTGGCAGCAGCAGCAGAGGCCGCGCGGATCGCGCGGATCGGCTACCGCGAGGGCAAGTTCGGCCAGCTGGATCTCCTCGATGCCGAACGCACGCTCGCCGAGACGCGCGTCGCCGCGATCGACGCGCTCGCCAACTATCAGAATGCCCGTGCGCGATTGGAGCGGCTGACCGCGCCTGCGCCGACCACCAACACCGGGGGAACCGACCGATGA
- a CDS encoding efflux RND transporter periplasmic adaptor subunit → MKTILTGGVLPFGLALLLAACGSSSEGGNETAGNETSAGAEAGGNEAAHADEGAVTLSADQITAAGVQIGRPLTGGAGTIELPATIEGDPQGTQVVSAAIGGRVVALTRNLGQSVGRGQTIAVIESREAAQLKGEVEASRARLALANSNLSREQRLFAQRVSPEQDLIAARTAAIEARIAYRQAQSQVSAAGGGGGGLNRLGIVAPIGGQVIARPVVLGQTVAADSELYRIANLSRVSLALNLRPEDAGRVKPGNIVTVTAPGRQASARISFVSPALDPQTRQVPVIATLDNGGGQWRVGEPVTAAVQLSGSGGSNAVRVPTTAVQTVEGKSVVFVRTAKGFQSTPVTLGDAAGDTVIIRSGLTGQEQIATTGSFTLKAELGKGEAAHED, encoded by the coding sequence ATGAAGACCATCCTGACGGGCGGCGTTCTGCCGTTCGGCCTTGCCCTGTTGCTCGCGGCCTGTGGCAGCAGCTCCGAAGGCGGCAACGAGACTGCCGGAAACGAAACCAGCGCAGGTGCCGAAGCCGGCGGTAACGAAGCCGCCCATGCCGATGAGGGTGCGGTAACGCTCTCGGCGGACCAGATCACCGCGGCGGGCGTCCAGATCGGTCGCCCGCTCACGGGCGGTGCGGGGACGATCGAACTGCCGGCGACGATTGAGGGCGACCCGCAGGGGACGCAGGTCGTTTCGGCCGCAATCGGCGGGCGTGTCGTGGCACTCACGCGCAACCTCGGCCAATCGGTCGGGCGCGGGCAGACGATCGCCGTCATCGAAAGCCGCGAGGCCGCACAGCTCAAGGGTGAGGTCGAGGCATCGCGTGCCCGGCTCGCGCTTGCCAACTCCAATCTCAGCCGCGAGCAGCGGCTGTTCGCGCAGCGCGTGTCGCCCGAGCAGGATTTGATCGCCGCGCGCACCGCGGCAATCGAAGCACGTATCGCCTACCGGCAGGCGCAGAGCCAGGTGTCGGCAGCGGGCGGGGGCGGGGGCGGGCTCAACCGGCTCGGCATCGTCGCGCCGATCGGCGGTCAGGTCATCGCCCGACCGGTCGTGCTAGGGCAGACGGTCGCAGCAGACAGCGAACTCTATCGCATCGCCAATCTCAGCCGGGTGTCGCTGGCGCTCAACCTCAGGCCAGAAGATGCCGGCCGGGTGAAGCCAGGTAATATTGTTACCGTGACGGCGCCGGGGCGGCAGGCGAGCGCTCGAATCAGTTTCGTGTCGCCAGCCCTCGATCCGCAGACACGGCAGGTGCCGGTCATCGCGACGCTCGACAATGGTGGCGGTCAGTGGCGCGTCGGCGAGCCCGTCACCGCTGCGGTCCAACTCAGCGGTAGCGGAGGCAGCAATGCGGTCCGCGTGCCGACGACGGCAGTGCAGACGGTCGAAGGCAAATCAGTCGTTTTCGTCCGTACGGCCAAGGGGTTCCAGTCGACCCCGGTCACGCTCGGCGACGCGGCCGGCGATACCGTCATCATCCGCTCGGGCCTGACCGGCCAGGAGCAGATCGCCACCACCGGCAGCTTCACGCTCAAAGCCGAACTCGGCAAGGGCGAAGCGGCGCACGAGGATTGA